In a single window of the Acinetobacter tibetensis genome:
- a CDS encoding benzoate/H(+) symporter BenE family transporter, which yields MQKLIQDFSIPAVFAGFITFLIGISVSAVLVIQAAQILGANTEQITSWFWALGLGIGLVGMFLSWKLKYPVSTAWSTAGLALIIATGSGYSLNEAIGAFLVCGLITAVLGYLGIFEKILTLIPQNLTSAMLAGVLLKFGIELFASLKTDWGFILSLLAVYIVAKKLTPRYSIVLTVIAAIALCPVFLDFHTPTVTWSMAQPVWMTPDFTWSAILGLALPLFVINMASQYLPGIAMIKSYGYQPHVNQLIGGTGLIQTVLAPFGCYSVNIAAISAAVSLDDQVHPDPSKRYIAGISCGFFYVLMGLFAATLTSLLMSFPHIFIVALAGIALFGTISHNIALAFHDVSDREAALMTFLFSASGVQFFGIGSAFWGLLFGFAVAFIMKLNIKK from the coding sequence ATGCAAAAACTCATTCAAGATTTTTCTATTCCCGCAGTTTTCGCTGGTTTCATCACGTTTTTAATTGGGATCAGTGTTTCTGCAGTATTGGTCATTCAAGCAGCTCAAATTTTAGGTGCAAACACTGAGCAAATTACCTCGTGGTTTTGGGCTTTAGGGCTTGGTATTGGTTTGGTGGGCATGTTTCTGTCTTGGAAACTGAAATACCCAGTGTCTACTGCGTGGTCTACCGCAGGTCTAGCGCTAATTATTGCTACAGGCAGTGGTTATAGCTTAAACGAAGCCATCGGTGCTTTTCTGGTTTGTGGTTTAATTACTGCGGTTTTAGGTTATTTAGGCATTTTTGAAAAAATTCTAACGCTTATTCCACAAAATCTGACCAGCGCGATGTTAGCCGGCGTACTGTTAAAATTCGGCATCGAACTTTTTGCTAGCCTTAAAACTGATTGGGGATTTATTCTATCCTTATTAGCAGTTTATATCGTTGCAAAAAAACTGACTCCACGCTACAGCATTGTATTAACCGTGATTGCAGCGATAGCCTTATGCCCTGTATTTTTGGACTTTCATACCCCTACTGTTACATGGAGTATGGCTCAACCTGTCTGGATGACACCTGACTTTACTTGGTCTGCAATTTTAGGTCTTGCACTTCCCCTGTTTGTGATTAACATGGCCTCGCAATATTTACCCGGCATTGCCATGATTAAAAGTTATGGCTATCAACCTCATGTAAATCAATTAATTGGTGGCACAGGACTCATTCAAACGGTACTGGCACCTTTTGGTTGTTATAGTGTCAATATTGCAGCCATTAGTGCAGCAGTGAGCTTAGACGATCAAGTACATCCAGACCCAAGTAAGCGCTATATTGCAGGAATTAGTTGCGGTTTCTTCTATGTGTTAATGGGGTTATTTGCCGCAACACTCACTAGCCTTTTAATGTCTTTTCCACATATTTTTATTGTGGCTTTAGCAGGAATTGCGTTATTTGGAACCATTAGTCACAACATAGCTCTGGCTTTTCACGATGTTTCCGATCGTGAAGCTGCATTGATGACTTTTTTATTTAGTGCTTCAGGCGTTCAATTTTTTGGCATTGGTTCTGCATTTTGGGGACTACTGTTCGGTTTTGCCGTTGCATTTATTATGAAATTGAACATCAAAAAATAA
- a CDS encoding universal stress protein has translation MSYQHILVPVDGSAISFSAVKQAAIIAKAFGSELTLISLVAEDPFTEVDFYYSSAIMKEYFVQAYANAEKALKEAIVFAQAEGVEPTTQIIKGQVSAEGVVQTAEEKKSDLIVMGSHGRKGFQKFLLGSFAQDVLRGTHLPVLIVKE, from the coding sequence ATGTCTTACCAACATATTTTAGTTCCAGTAGACGGCTCTGCAATTTCATTCTCCGCAGTTAAACAAGCCGCGATTATTGCGAAAGCATTTGGCAGCGAATTAACTTTGATTAGCCTTGTTGCAGAAGATCCTTTTACAGAAGTCGACTTTTATTATTCTTCTGCAATTATGAAAGAATACTTTGTACAAGCTTATGCGAATGCTGAAAAAGCCCTAAAAGAAGCGATTGTATTTGCTCAGGCTGAAGGTGTCGAACCAACAACTCAAATCATTAAAGGGCAAGTTTCTGCGGAAGGCGTGGTTCAAACTGCCGAAGAAAAAAAATCTGACTTAATTGTTATGGGTTCACATGGTCGTAAAGGCTTCCAAAAATTTTTACTCGGTAGCTTCGCGCAAGATGTGCTCCGCGGTACACATTTACCTGTTTTAATTGTGAAAGAATAA
- the tal gene encoding transaldolase, giving the protein MTQNALNQLKKMTTIVADSSDLAAIEKFRPLDATTNPSLITAAANQPENKVLIEAAYDQAKQEGYTSDELIERTIDILTVKFGVEILKLIDGRVSTEVDASLSYDTEATIAKAKELLALYKAYGIDQNRILIKIASTWEGIQAARVLEAEGIHCNLTLLFGLHQAQACADAKVTLISPFVGRILDWYKKAENVQNYPIEKDPGVLSVKQIYQYYKQHHIQTEIMGASFRSTDQVLGLAGCDLLTVSPSLLADLELDTREVQLQLDPNQIPSSSEQAVILDKATFKDHLEHDLMAFQLLQGGIDGFIKAREQLSTLLRQSFGFDAEIQA; this is encoded by the coding sequence ATGACACAGAATGCGTTAAACCAATTAAAAAAGATGACAACCATCGTTGCTGATAGCAGTGACTTAGCGGCAATTGAAAAATTTCGTCCGCTCGATGCAACGACCAACCCTTCTTTAATCACAGCGGCAGCCAATCAACCAGAAAATAAAGTTTTAATTGAAGCTGCATATGATCAAGCAAAACAAGAAGGCTATACTTCTGATGAATTAATTGAACGTACCATTGATATTCTGACCGTAAAATTTGGTGTAGAAATTCTTAAACTCATTGATGGTCGAGTTTCAACGGAAGTGGATGCCTCATTATCTTATGACACCGAAGCAACCATCGCCAAAGCTAAAGAACTTTTAGCACTTTATAAAGCTTATGGTATTGATCAAAACAGAATTCTGATCAAAATCGCGTCTACGTGGGAAGGCATTCAAGCTGCTCGTGTGCTTGAAGCTGAAGGGATTCACTGTAACCTCACACTACTGTTTGGTTTACATCAAGCCCAAGCCTGTGCTGATGCTAAAGTGACTTTAATTTCTCCATTTGTTGGGCGTATTTTGGATTGGTACAAAAAAGCTGAAAATGTACAAAACTATCCTATTGAGAAGGATCCTGGCGTACTTTCTGTGAAGCAAATTTATCAATATTACAAACAGCACCACATTCAAACTGAAATTATGGGTGCAAGTTTTCGTAGCACCGATCAAGTCCTAGGTTTGGCAGGCTGTGACTTATTAACCGTATCACCTAGTTTATTGGCTGACTTAGAACTCGATACACGTGAAGTACAACTTCAGCTCGATCCAAACCAAATTCCAAGTAGTTCCGAACAAGCAGTCATTCTTGATAAAGCGACGTTCAAAGACCATTTAGAACACGATCTAATGGCATTCCAATTGCTGCAAGGCGGTATTGATGGCTTTATTAAAGCACGTGAACAACTCAGTACCTTATTACGTCAATCATTCGGTTTTGATGCTGAAATTCAAGCTTAA
- a CDS encoding alpha/beta hydrolase — translation MYKKTIFIILSCILALLTACQNTQKSSKVIARSFNTATEIQKRMLDKHAPKNVLIHSNIEYSRNPKLGLDLYQPENIEELGLRPTIIWIHGGGWISGSKENARGYFKLLAAQGFNVVSVEYQFAPQVIYPNQLLQINRALKFIGKHAEDYHIDANQLYMAGDSAGANLASHYAALLTNPQFARESDFVPSIQPQQLKGLILHCGIYDMASFVATAPDERKIVEWGIYSLVKAYTGERKDDAAFLNEISPIKHLTANYPPVFISGGHKDFLTATQSVPFVAALKQQKIPVTAVFYPESKEPLIHEYQFLMGLKASQQTFDQTISFVQKISDLDSEL, via the coding sequence ATGTATAAAAAGACAATTTTTATCATTTTAAGCTGTATTTTGGCGCTGTTAACAGCATGCCAAAATACTCAAAAAAGTAGCAAAGTTATTGCGCGAAGTTTTAACACGGCCACAGAAATACAGAAAAGAATGTTGGATAAACATGCACCTAAAAATGTATTGATTCATTCAAATATTGAATATTCCAGAAATCCAAAATTAGGACTTGATCTATATCAACCTGAAAATATCGAAGAACTGGGCTTAAGACCGACAATTATCTGGATTCATGGTGGGGGATGGATTTCTGGTTCCAAAGAAAATGCTCGCGGGTACTTTAAATTACTTGCTGCACAAGGTTTTAATGTTGTATCAGTCGAGTACCAATTCGCTCCTCAAGTGATTTATCCTAATCAGTTATTGCAAATCAATCGAGCACTTAAGTTTATTGGTAAACATGCTGAAGATTACCATATTGATGCGAATCAACTTTATATGGCAGGTGATTCCGCAGGTGCTAATTTAGCAAGCCATTATGCAGCGTTACTTACAAATCCTCAATTTGCGCGAGAATCAGATTTTGTACCTTCAATACAACCGCAACAGTTGAAAGGATTGATTCTGCATTGTGGTATTTACGATATGGCATCTTTTGTGGCTACAGCACCTGATGAACGTAAAATTGTAGAATGGGGCATTTATAGCCTGGTTAAGGCATACACAGGGGAGCGTAAGGACGATGCCGCTTTCTTAAATGAAATATCACCAATAAAGCATCTAACTGCAAACTACCCTCCAGTATTTATTAGCGGTGGTCATAAGGACTTTTTAACAGCGACTCAATCTGTTCCTTTTGTTGCCGCATTAAAGCAGCAGAAGATACCAGTAACTGCTGTGTTTTATCCTGAGAGTAAAGAGCCATTAATTCATGAGTATCAGTTCCTTATGGGCTTAAAAGCCAGTCAGCAAACGTTTGATCAAACCATTTCTTTTGTACAAAAAATCAGTGATTTGGATTCTGAATTATAG
- a CDS encoding DMT family transporter, giving the protein MNALILAYAMLALAIVSEVTGSAFLVKSEGFTKLGPSLLVVVFYVISFYLLSQVIKTIPLGIAYAIWGGVGIVLTALIGFFVFKQILDLPALIGIAMIVGGVIVMNVFSNSIGH; this is encoded by the coding sequence ATGAATGCACTGATATTGGCTTATGCCATGTTGGCTTTGGCAATTGTTTCCGAAGTGACTGGCTCCGCATTTTTAGTAAAATCTGAGGGTTTTACAAAATTAGGACCAAGCCTGTTGGTGGTTGTGTTTTATGTCATTTCTTTTTATTTATTATCCCAAGTGATCAAAACTATTCCCCTAGGAATTGCTTACGCAATTTGGGGTGGTGTGGGTATTGTATTAACTGCTTTGATCGGATTTTTTGTATTTAAACAAATTTTAGATTTACCTGCTTTAATTGGAATTGCCATGATTGTTGGTGGAGTAATTGTAATGAATGTCTTCTCAAACTCGATTGGACATTGA
- the leuE gene encoding leucine efflux protein LeuE: MFGITDLSTYIIGTILIVILPGPNSLYVMSIASRFGTRIGYLAALGVFTGDLILILCTIFGAASLLHSFPWLFTILKVVGAAYLSYLGSRLIIASIRTWKGTTAQALESSNTITTYKDAQPYRTALTISILNPKAILFYLSFFVQFVDPNYSYPAISFTLMSVILQIISMLYLSILIFSGVRFAAFFNQRYRLTSVAVAIVGFAFLGFGMKLAFSTL, from the coding sequence GTGTTTGGCATTACGGATCTCAGTACCTATATTATTGGAACAATTTTAATTGTTATTCTTCCTGGTCCAAATTCGTTATATGTCATGTCCATTGCATCGCGTTTTGGAACACGTATAGGCTATCTTGCGGCTTTAGGCGTTTTTACTGGCGATCTCATTTTAATTCTTTGCACCATTTTCGGTGCTGCTTCTTTATTACATAGTTTTCCATGGCTATTTACCATTCTAAAAGTAGTCGGTGCAGCTTATTTATCCTACTTGGGTAGCCGACTCATCATTGCAAGTATACGAACTTGGAAAGGGACGACTGCTCAAGCATTAGAAAGCTCAAACACAATCACCACTTATAAAGATGCTCAACCCTATCGTACTGCACTAACAATTAGTATTCTTAATCCTAAAGCGATTTTGTTTTATCTGTCTTTCTTCGTACAATTTGTCGATCCGAACTATTCATACCCTGCGATTAGCTTTACCCTGATGTCGGTTATTTTACAGATCATTAGTATGCTTTATTTAAGTATTCTGATTTTCTCTGGCGTACGTTTTGCAGCATTTTTCAATCAGCGTTATCGCCTTACTTCAGTTGCTGTAGCAATCGTTGGATTTGCTTTTTTAGGCTTTGGCATGAAATTGGCATTTTCAACACTATAG
- a CDS encoding universal stress protein — protein MTYQHILVPVDESPISYTAVEQALSLAKLLNCRVTVMCVVAVDPFVGVDFYKVAPAITDYFMQAEENAQKRLADIKQSFVRDEIEVDTKVIRGVSVADGIIQIADEVSADLIIMGSHGRTGFKKMMLGSVAQAVLTQSPIPVLIVKV, from the coding sequence ATGACTTATCAACATATTTTAGTACCTGTCGATGAATCCCCAATCTCATATACTGCTGTTGAGCAAGCACTTTCTTTAGCAAAACTCCTGAATTGTCGCGTAACAGTCATGTGTGTCGTGGCTGTCGACCCTTTTGTCGGCGTAGACTTTTATAAAGTTGCCCCAGCAATTACAGATTATTTTATGCAAGCGGAAGAAAATGCCCAAAAGCGTTTAGCAGATATTAAGCAATCCTTCGTTCGGGATGAAATTGAGGTCGATACTAAAGTCATCCGTGGTGTTTCTGTTGCGGATGGCATTATCCAAATTGCAGATGAAGTCAGTGCAGACTTAATCATTATGGGCTCACATGGTCGTACTGGCTTCAAAAAGATGATGCTTGGTAGTGTTGCACAAGCTGTACTTACACAATCCCCTATTCCAGTTCTGATTGTAAAAGTCTAA